The Triticum aestivum cultivar Chinese Spring chromosome 6D, IWGSC CS RefSeq v2.1, whole genome shotgun sequence genomic sequence agtaggttaattaggtgaagttaaatgaatgacctaaatgaatgaaattagtagttaactgaatgtTTTTCATTTCATcgttatagagcactaaagttaactgaattttgttctattagtagttaactgaattttcttctaacatagtttcttaattagatgttaattagggcagtagtgtttagtttagagaaaaaatcaatataagaatataaatttctattagtgCTGCAAGTCCAGTAGGTTCTTAATTTGTACTGATTTTTTATTATGACAGAAATTTAGGACATAATTTCAaattgagttctagggttcataatttgaAATTTAGGACAGAaattgagttctagggttcataatttaTACTAGGACATGATTTTTATTAGGACAGAAATATGTAAAGGTTCTAGtccatctatatttggtttttgaattgagtttgagagagcatgatatttgtgtagattttcttgaagtgtcaaacactaggagatgcaaatttgaagtggtcacgTTATATGCatattcctcaatagtgtttgctcatgtataTCTACTGTTGTAGTTGCTCATGTACAGGTTCTTAAGTGGTCCTGTTAtatgcaacattgaagtggttcgattgtgcccaagtggccttttgttgtttgcaGGGAATGATTCCGAGTGgactatgttttgccggaatgttgattcatttccattccggcaaatttcaggtgctctatTTGTCTAGTttgtagcaaaggtcatgccgaaattttccatgaattttggcatgacttgtgctacaaactaggacatatcgagtacCCGGGATTTGCCACAacgggaatgaatcaacattcctgcaaaacattggccttttttgtgtcattattcattttataaggtctagaattaattgactagatttaatcgtaggaaacatggctagcaatgatgaaggacaggATTCTGTTGATTGCAACGTCTAAGCGGCGGCAGACGCCTATTTGAACCTTCTCGATGAGCAACGATTGTTGTAGGGCCCACCTATCACATTCGAGACTGACGCCGACATTGGGACCGTCGCCGAGAATGACACCGGCGCTGAGACCGGCAGCGAGACTGGCAAAGCCGATATAGAACCGAAACCAAAGAGGCAACGGCGCCCAAACCAGCTCATCACTACTAGACTGGTAGccacggaggtggacgatggcaatttTGAGCCGAAAGAGCCTGCGGAAGCGCGCACATGCTacaacaatcaaataggctgcatcctacgggcaaccgccaccatcaacgaggagaaactaaagaagataccaGATATGGAGCAGTccctccttgataacccacaagtatatgggatcgcaatagttttcgagggtagagtattcaatccaaatttgtagattcgacacaatgggagccaaaaaatatttgcaagtattagaagctgagttgttaattcaaccacacctggagattaattatctgtaccaaagtgatcaatagcaaagtaatatgatagttttgatagtagtagcagcaacaatagtaacggtaaaagtgatagcagtagttttatagcaagtgcaacaacaacaacagcagtagtaacttagcaagatcaatatataggaaaatcgtaggcattggatcggtaatttgttggatgatattcatcatgagacagtcataaccaaGGGTGATACGGTACTAGCTCCAGTTCGTAAatataatgtaagcatgtattccataaatagtcatacgtgcttatggaaagaacttgcatgacatcttttgtcctaccctcccgtggcagccgggtccaattggaaactcagggatattaaggcctccttttaatagagaaccggaacaaagcatgatgaatacatgaactcctcaaactacagtcatcaccgggagtggtcccaactattgtcactccggggttgccgaatcataacacgtagtaggtgactataacttgcaagatcggatctagaacatggatataatggtgataacataaacggttcagatctgaaatcatggcactcgggcccaaagtgacaagcattaagcatggcaaagtcatagcaacatcaatatcagaacatagtggatactagggatcaagccctaacaaaactaactcgattacatgatgaatctcatccaactcctcaccgaccagcaagcctacaaaggagttactcactcccggtggggagcatcatggaattggcgatggagaagggttggtaatgacgaagatcgaagatccccctctccggagccccaaacggactacaGATCTGGCCTccagatgaagaacaggagacagcggcggctccgtctcgtggaacatgataattatttctccctgattttttctagaaatatgtgattttatagcgtcagtttcagggtctacggggccaccaggtggggacaacccacctgggcacgccctagtgggttctacccacccaggtgccccctccggtggttctcagctctagaaattctcttttattatataaaaaatcgtCGCAAAGTTTCGTTCCCGTTGAAAACAGCGCCAATCcgcgttagtttcattcaaatcatgcaaattagagtccaaaacaaaaagaaaagcgttaggaaaagtagatacgacggagacatcactacaccacaacacttgaTTGGGGGCAATGAACTGCCGGGATAAATACCAGAATAAGGGCAAACCATCTGCCGGGAATCTAGTTACTGCCGGCAGAAGTACTTAAGGGTGGAAAAACGGCCGGGAGATCTTTAGTGGCAAGGGCACTTGCACTGCCAGAAAGGTTGTTCACATTACAGGTCATCAAATCTGTCGGCACAACTAAATCACGGCCCATTGTCTGCCAGGTTGTCCATGGTGCGAGACCAAACATAATTGGGCCCAAACACGCGCTGGCGCGGGACAAAAAGTGGTAAACttgtttttttttctaaaaaaggaGTCATAGCCGCCGCCGAGAGCCCCTCTGTCCTCAACTGCGCCCTCCACCGCCGATCCCCTCCGCCGATGTGGCGACCCCCACTGAGATCGATGTTGCCGGTGCATCGAGATCGACCTCGCCTCCGTCCACACGGATCTGGTGTGTGTGGTCAACCCATGCCATCGCGCTCCTCTTCTTCGCGACCCTCCACGCGGACGAGCATGGTCGGGCTCCCCACCACGTCTCCTACCACACCGACGGCGAGCGCGGTGCCTGCTCCCCACTACGCTAATACATCATGTTGCCCAGATCTGTCATGGTGGAAACGCAATGCAGGTATGCTTTTTTCCTTTCCTTACAAAGGTTGTGAAACTTTTCTTTTCTGTTCGATGAGAACTCACGAGATATTGATGATTTATCTTCTCCTTGCTGCAgattttccctccctcccaccgaATTACTACCGGGCTCCAAGTCTTTCTTATTGATTCATCTTTATTTTGCTTCCAAATTGATGCAGACACTATCAATGAAAGGATTGGGGACTGTTTCTAGCAGTGTTAGGTTTGTTCCAGGAATTCATAATGCTCATGATTTGCCACACTCATGGCAAGAATAGTTCTTCAAAACATTTTATCATTTTAATCTTCAGACTTCTTGGTAGGAAGCAGCAGAGAATGTTTGTAGTTTTAGCGTAGATTGTACATAAAGAACTGTAGATATGTTCTCTGTCAGTCAAAATTTCTAAAATGAGCTATGCaccatggaagtggatacttctaAATGACTGCACACACGTTCTAGTAAGTCTTATTAGTATAGGAAGTTCAATAACCTTTCGGTGCTAAACAAGTGGTTGCTACAACTTAATATTAAATCAGTAAAACAATTTAGGAGTACTAGAAGCAAGCTTTGAAAAAAAGGTATTTGTATTCACGCTGTTTATCCCCATTGGTTGACCGATGTGAGATCATCTAGTTCAACTGTCATTACACGCATATACTACTACATGAAAGAAAACAACTAGCTAGAGAACTTATTTGTGCCTCCTTTCATTTTGCTGCAAAGACAGATTGAAAGTGGACTACTCTTCTAGAGTTTATATGTCACTCCCTCTATCCCATAATGTaagtagtgtcaaaaaatgtcttacattatgggatggagggagtataatatgtTGGTTTTCTACGGTTCCCTTCTGTCCAATCTAGTTTTTACTCCATATAAGTTACTATTTCATAAGAATAACATGAAGCATTGATTCTTATATGTTCCATGTATTATTTCAGGAGTTAATAGCAGCTGAGCAAAGGCTACAATATGCTCGGAGGAGAAGTTTGAATGGAGGCAGAGAGTACACTTAGTAAGGCATATATCCAACTTGAACTTCTTGTACTCTGTTGAGCCCTTGGGTCTCCTGAACCCGTATTCATGTGACGTATAGAATACATGCAGCCGCAACCCCCcaagtgtcggcgtcctgggattgggggtacccagacttgcctgcctgcggcccacggcgtggctccatcgacggcctggtatggcccagcttcaacaccaacagctcaagaccctcacgaggggccaagcctcgcgaggcagacgacaccaagacctcctcttGGGACGGCCTTCCccggctggctcccaaggagcggagatatctatgcaaggtgcacctcgcgaggatCGGATGACATGAgccgtgatgaccaaggccaggcgggcgccagcgggcgcagtgtaccggtttcctatttggtgctacggaggcaagcgcaggcgcggagttcCGAGGAATTAAGCAAAGGTTttcattttggtgcaacaagaccaataccgCCAGGACGGCAGAGGTCATCATTGAGCCCACTACGGCGTCATGACTAGAagcttttggcaggcgaagattaattttgtcaggatagcatgtaccagttgtctcccttcaaatttggctgttgcGGGATCCCATCCCGCcttgcatttgggaagaggaccaaacccactataaataggacttagccaccaccatagcaggggagggatcattcagatcatcctctcaccCACGAGCTCATCGAccataagaacacctctcctcctgaggctgttctacactgtactagttcatcctccgcacctcgaggccaatccaccacaaagcaggagtagtgttttacaccgcaaggtgtcctgaacctgggtaaactgctgtgtcttTTGTTCATCCAGTTCGTCGATCTAGGCCATGGGATTAGCGGGCGGGCAGACtcgggaggacgagttcttcgcacgcaccctagagttgaaacctctcaagggtctgcggaaccctaaatccgacatttggcacgccagttaggggtgcatcggagcctctcttccgctGGTCGACTTGCCATCGCTCCACCGCTTCCATGCCTGACGCccgtcgagcccgtgctgagcgtcgggccgccctcgccgctcgcgtcgcccagacggcgcctgccggtgggcctccccatcgttctccgtcgcttgccgccaacgccaccactgACTCGGCGGGGCACTagcagcaagcttcgtcgctgCAACCCTCCGTGCGGCATGATGGACGcacggccaccccgtcgctgactccggctggtTCGACGTCTCATGCTCATCGCGCGCCGGCGGACGCGCATGCTGCGCTGCTCATGGAGCGCAGACTCTTGCGCTACCGCCCCGTTGATGACTTCTAcaaagactggctggaccgcatcgccgagctagtCAGTGCTGTTGGGGGCTCTCCTGCCCCGTCTCTCTCGTTGCCTTGCCCGCCGCCTGCTGCGGGTGACGTAGCTCATggagcacctcctccacctccccgtCAAGACGTCTTCCTCAGGCCAAGGTGCGCGGCCCCATGGCGTGACCGGCCGCGCAGGGCGCCTGCCGCCTGctgtgttcgcctcaagatccccaaggtttcggacgaggccatcatcttagcgttttctgatggcgtccgcgacgtcaagatgaaggcagaactcgccatacacgaggagctgtgcacggctctggagatgttcaacatggcaactaagtgcgcaagagctgaggagggtcgCCTCTCCCTCCAGGAGCTCTCGGGGACAGacctagaagacaagaaggccaagctcaaggacgtgaagcgcaaggggctggctgtgcttgcggccgagccagagatgaagcgcgactGCGACCatccagagtcatccaagggcagccgcccattCTCAGTCTTccaaaacatgcacaaccacaacaccaatgactgtcaggagctcagggccgtccacgacgggcgcctcagtcgtcgccccgagcgcaacgaccgaggccaTGGCtgcggaggaggccgaggaggaggacgctgggatgaccgcggcCCTTGTCAGGAGTGgtgcgatcagcctcgtgaggagcgCTGGCAAGCCCAGCCTcatgagggcgcctggagagatcagcctcgtgaggatcgtcctcagggtaATGCCGGCCTCCCTTCGCTgtcaccaccaccaagaaggaatgacgaccaccaccaggacaagggggctgggggcttctaggagcctcgcgccatcgcctgcatcctgggcggtgcacaggccccagcctctcatcgcatcttcaagcagtttgcccgcgaagtgaacgcagtcctccccaggcacGAGGCCATGCGACCGCTCAGGTcatccaagtgcaccatcaccttcagctcaaccgaccaactcaagtgcgcggcaacttctggtgccctcccgatgctctgctcgcccgtcatcagcaacgtcctcgtcactaagactctcatcgatggcggtgcggggctcaacgTTCTTTCCATTGAGACGTTCGACCACCTCTAAGTACCCTATGaccagctgcagcccaccaagcctttctcaggattaaccgacggctccaccaccccgatagggcagatctgcctccctgtcaccttcggcaagcgcgacaactaccgcactgagctcatcgacttcgacgtcgcccacatccgccttgcatacaacgccatccttgggtatccagcccttgccaagttcatggtagtggcTCATCACGGTTACaatatcctcaagatgccagggaaccgcgACATCATCACAATTGCCTGCGAGGAAAAGGACCCAGTGTGCGCTCTCGAGCGTGCCTACCAGGCTACGGCAGTCGAGAACCCCGACGATGAAGGCAccgtctaccctcctgaggctgtccccatgaagaagaagcagctgctccaccaagggcctcaggagaatggcatctccagcggcaccacctcaggacctgcgcccacagatggggcgcctccctctctcgcataggaaggcgcgcccggcgcccctctcagacTGGGCACGGGGGCTCTTCTCTGGAGGGCCTTTGACTTAGCCAACATCATGATGGAGGCGCGCGCTTCCGCCGGAGAGCACGAGGAACGAAGCACTAGccgtgctcaggagttcatcacgaaGGCAaccaaggagcttcaagaggcgagagccatgtGCGGCGATCGCCGCGCACCATCCGGCACGGCTCCTTGTGCTGGCGAGGACAGTGAGCTGCATGCCTGCGTCAACATCCCTGGGCTCAActgggccgcatctcaggagcgcttctggccatcgcgatggtcggtgcgagggcccccctcacagGTACGTTCGCATGCCTATTAGCCTACCGAATGCGGTTGTTACCTTCTAGCCCGCATGCGGAGCGTCCTGGTGGCTCACGAGGCCAGGCACCAggtggtcctggcggagatggcgacggtccttCACGAGCCTGCcgggcctccagagcctcccgaggttcaaggccaaggtggctcgtgaggagcgaatTCTTCAGCACGCGTCTTGAGCTATGccaacatctcttcagcaacggtgccaggtgacattttctggtttactcagttgggggtgcccctcgggctgcatcattcccaggccacgggggtccgtccctgtggcatgtatcattTTGCATCTATCGGAACTAGCTCTGCCCTATCCATGCCATGATTTATGTTATCACCCACTCGCCTATTGTATGGCCCTTTACGGTCTCCCGCATTGCTGACCGCCCTCTTATCCATCCCACGACGAGGGCTCACATGCTAGCACAacgtttgtgctcgggtccgtcgcTGCAACCCTGACGAATCTAAGagaccgagctctggctcgcggcctccccgtgcacgtcacctcactaggtcctcagtgccttcatcttctcgcAGAAAGATCAGCGGCAGGAGAACATGCGGGCTTACGGGCTACGCTCTCTTCTCGGACTAACCCGTAGGAATCCCTGGAGTTCGGtggcaggcggccccgccggccatCCCTTTTCcacgcaattcgcttgcacgttaaagggggggacCCTTGAGCATCGTGCCTTATGAGCCCCTActaactctccagccctcaccccctggccttgaccacggcatcgtgacctggcataccagcggcggctgagcctcgctcgagggtcggaacccgaggacgtagagcactcagATGAGCATGGGAACGGGAGGCCAGCTTAATCCCTGCCTGGAAGCATCACCACTAAGGCACAACCAGGCGCTATGCAAAGGAATCACCGCGGGTTCATTAAGTTAAGTCACCTATACATGTCAGCGTGAGGCCGCTGTCTGGGATTTCGACACTCGCAATCTCGCTTGGGCAACACCGCCTTCCTTTTCGCCCCCTCGGAAGTTggttgcacgccaaaggggacctcttgagcatcgcacctcaggagctctCACTTgatctcgggccgctcacctcctggccttgaccacggcatcgcgacctgggataccagcgacggctgaagcccgCCTGGAGATTAGGACATGTCGGTGTAGAGCGCAAAGCTACTGCGGGAACGAAAAGGCGGGACAATGCCGTAGCAAGAATGTGCAGCCGCAAGCTCATACTAGGAATAATACACTTCGGAGCAAAAGCATTACAGTTTTTACATACCACCACGGGGTctgtctcgattcctcgcagggaaacAAAAGGAAACTTCGAGGAGCCCTGGCTGCTGGGCATCATCGACGATACCAAGCGGATGCCGCTGCTGCACTCCGGGCACGGCGAGTGCTCGGTggcacatagctgtcgtcgctcgactCCGGAGTGTTGctaggctcgggagagtcgctcgACTCCCAGGAGTCGTCGCTTCTGCTGGAGGAGCAGTCGGCAGGACCGGAGGCGGGCTCGGCGCCCGCAATCGTGCCACGCAGGCCGCTTCCCCTAGGACAACACTCCAAGCGGCAGCcctccttgttgaagaccttgaagaacaatgtGGAGGCGCTATCATACccaaagtggatggcgagggccccctccgcacgcgggcgacctcgccccatcctcaGGTCAAGAAGATCTTTCTCGGGGGGAAGACCTCGACCTCTGCCCCCGTGGCCAGACTGCAgcacccggcgtgctgcagccacatcTCGAGTGGCCCCCTCAGTGGCATCTCCTCGGCGAAGAATCACGGAAGCTGGATCCATgtgcgcggaggcatcgccgcccacatcacgaactcgcgcgaggagccctcggcgtgggttcATGGGCCGGCAGCCTGTGCAACCTCAGCCTGGCCACCACGGCCGTGGCTCGTGCGGCGCGAGGCGCTGCCGCCTTCTCCGAAGCCTCGTGCTTGGGCGTACAGAGGAAGCGGGAAGCCGGGCGGAgtccgctcgtaccaaggccgcgTCGCCACTGGCCTCTCGCCGGCATCAAGGAGGCGGCTGAGccttttcttcggcgggagcggccccTGCTCCTCATGGGGTTTTTTTTCCCTTTTTCCACCACAGAGAAtctcctgatcggcgccatgggaACTACAGCGAGGCGGCAaggcagagaggaggaagaagaagcaggcgccGAGGAGACAGAGATGAGcaaggggggctccgcccctctctttatttatagccagagggaggccaatcgccggcctccatgatcgcatgcAATGatggtttctctgcatgcagcagggtctcatcaagtcgaacggttgccgaggctgcGTGGGGAAACGGAGGCGCCAACGTCCCATCAAATGTcacgtgtcgaccaaggccgcatgcagttagggcccgcggcgctccgcacttgccccttggcttcgcctggaagccaagttcgagcccgccttggtcccgggggctactgtggGCATCCTGGGATCGGCGGTACCCAGACTTGACTGCGtgtggcccacgacgtggctccatcgacggcctggtacggcccaacttcaacaccaacagctcaagaccctcgcgaggggccaatcctcgcgaggcggacgacaccaagaccaccTCGAGGGACGGCCTCCCCAGGCTatctcccaaggagcggagatatctatgcaaggtgcacctcatgaggttcggatgacgtgagccgtgacgaccaaggccaggcgggcgccagtgggcgccgtgtaccagtttcctctttggtgctaaggaggcaagctcaagcgcggagtcccgaggaatcaagcaaaggtttccatttcggtgcaacaagaccaagaccgccaggacgtcatagcggaggtcatcgtcgagcccaccacggcgtcatgactagaagcttttggcaggcgaagactacttttgtcagtatAGCATggactagttgtctcccttcaaatttggccgttgtgggatcccttcccgccttgcatttgggaagaggaccaaggcccctataaataggacttagccaccaccatagcaggggagggatcattcagatcatcctctcacccaccagctcatcgagcacaagaacacctctcttcctgaggctgttctccactatactagttcatcctcggcccctcgaggccaatccaccacaaagcaggagtagggttttacaccgcaaggtggcctgaacctgggtaaactgttgtgtcttttTTTCAtccagttcgtcgagctaggccgtgggattagCAAGCGGGCAGattggggaggacgagttcttcgcacgcaccccagagttcgaacctctcgagggtctgcggaaccctgaatccgacaccAAGAGACCAAAAAGAT encodes the following:
- the LOC123144579 gene encoding uncharacterized protein codes for the protein MERRLLRYRPVDDFYKDWLDRIAELVSAVGGSPAPSLSLPCPPPAAGDVAHGAPPPPPRQDVFLRPRCAAPWRDRPRRAPAACCVRLKIPKVSDEAIILAFSDGVRDVKMKAELAIHEELCTALEMFNMATKCARAEEGRLSLQELSGTDLEDKKAKLKDVKRKGLAVLAAEPEMKRDCDHPESSKGSRPFSVFQNMHNHNTNDCQELRAVHDGRLSRRPERNDRGHGCGGGRGGGRWDDRGPCQEWCDQPREERWQAQPHEGAWRDQPREDRPQGNAGLPSLSPPPRRNDDHHQDKGAGGF